The following proteins come from a genomic window of Coffea arabica cultivar ET-39 chromosome 11c, Coffea Arabica ET-39 HiFi, whole genome shotgun sequence:
- the LOC113716680 gene encoding uncharacterized protein: protein MTVTASMTTDTSSSASPAPAPLPVAKKARHEMEMFGDIRVDNYYWLRDDSRSDPEVLGYLHQDNAYTEFVMSGTKQLQDQIYAEIRGHIKEDDITAPVQRGPYYYYERTLEGKEYSQHCRRLAPNDGAPLSVYDTMPTGPDAPPEHIILDENLKAQEHKYYSIGHFKVSPNNKLVAYAEDTKGDEIYTVYIIDAESGAPIGKPLQRMTSYIEWAGDEAIVYITMDEILRPDKVWLHKLGTDQSADSCLYHEKDDTFSLDLEASESKKYLFVSSESKITRFAFYLDTSKPENGLTVVTSRVVGIDTSVSHRGNHFFIKRRTEECFNSELLACPVDNPSAITVLLPHRPSIKIQDIQLFSDHLAVYERENGLVKLTTYHLPTVGEPLERLQGGRTVDFADPVYYIYPEESQFCSSILRFVYSSLRTPLSVYDYDMNTGVSVLKKSETVLGGFDASNYVTERQWATASDGTQVPISVVYRKNSVKLDGSDPLLLYGYGSYEVCIDPSFKASRLSLLDRGFIYAIAHVRGGGEMGRQWYENGKLLKKKNTFTDFIACAEYLIEKKYCMKEKLCINGRSAGGLLIGAVLNMRPDLFKAAVAGVPFVDIVTTMLDPTLPLTTSEWEEWGDPRKEEFYFYMKSYSPVDNVKAQNYPAILVTAGLNDPRVMYSEAAKYVAKLRDTKTDNNLLLFKCELGAGHFSKSGRFEKLQEDALIYAFFMKALDMVSAASAAQTRL from the exons ATGACGGTTACTGCATCCATGACGACTGATACTTCTTCCTCAGCTTCGCCGGCGCCGGCGCCGTTGCCTGTGGCGAAGAAGGCGAGGCACGAAATGGAGATGTTCGGAGACATCAGAGTCGATAACTACTATTGGCTCCGCGATGACTCTCGGTCCGACCCTGAGGTCCTCGGTTATCTCCACCAGGACAATGCTTATACCGAATTCGTCATGTCTG GGACTAAACAATTACAGGATCAAATCTATGCTGAGATAAGAGGACACATCAAGGAAGATGACATAACTGCTCCTGTTCAAAGAGGGCCTTATTACTACTATGAAAGAACATTGGAGGGAAAGGAATATAGCCAGCATTGTCGGCGCCTTGCACCTAATGATGGAGCTCCACTTTCAGTTTATGATACTATGCCAACTGGACCAGATGCTCCTCCAGAGCATATTATCCTTGATGAGAATCTCAAAGCTCAAGAGCACAAGTATTACAGTATTGGTCATTTTAAA GTCAGTCCAAATAACAAGTTAGTCGCATATGCTGAAGACACTAAAGGAGATGAAATCTATACTGTTTACATCATTGATGCTGAGTCAGGAGCACCAATAGGAAAGCCTTTACAGCGTATGACAAGCTATATTGAGTGGGCTGGCGATGAAGCCATAGTTTACATCACCATGGATGAGATCCTCCGGCCTGACAAG GTTTGGTTGCATAAGTTGGGAACAGACCAGTCAGCTGACTCTTGCCTTTATCATGAAAAGGATGACACGTTTTCACTAGATCTTGAAGCATCCGAGAGCAAGAAATATTTATTTGTCTCATCAGAGAGTAAAATTACAAGATTTGCTTTTTATCTTGACACTTCCAAACCTGAAAATGGGCTGACAGTCGTGACTTCTCGTGTGGTTGGTATTGACACATCAGTTAGTCATAGAGGAAATCATTTCTTCATTAAAAGGAGAACAGAAGAATGTTTCAATTCAGAATTACTTGCATGCCCTGTTGATAATCCATCTGCAATCACAGTTCTTCTTCCACATAGACCAAG TATAAAGATCCAAGACATACAACTTTTTAGTGATCATCTTGCTGTCTATGAGCGTGAAAACGGTTTGGTGAAATTAACTACATATCACCTTCCAACTGTTGGAGAGCCGCTTGAAAGGCTTCAAGGTGGTAGAACTGTTGATTTCGCGGATCCTGTGTATTATATATATCCAGAGGAATCACAATTTTGTTCCAGCATTTTACGGTTCGTATATAGTTCCTTGAGGACACCACTCTCTGTATATGATTATGATATGAACACCGGAGTATCAGTTCTGAAAAAGAGTGAAACT GTGTTAGGAGGTTTTGATGCATCAAATTATGTGACTGAAAGGCAATGGGCTACTGCCTCTGATGGCACTCAAGTTCCTATATCAGTTGTCTACAGAAAAAATTCTGTGAAGCTTGATGGGTCTGATCCTCTTCTCCTTTATGGCTATGGTTCATATGAG GTATGTATAGATCCCAGCTTCAAGGCGTCAAGGTTATCTTTGTTAGACAGGGGTTTCATTTATGCAATTGCTCATGTTCGTGGAGGGGGAGAAATGGGGAGGCAGTGGTATGAAAATGGGAAACTGTTGAAGAAGAAAAATACTTTTACAGATTTTATAGCTTGTGCAGAATATTTAATAGAGAAGAAATATTGCATGAAGGAAAAATTATGCATCAATGGAAGAAGTGCAGGTGGTTTGCTAATTGGTGCTGTTCTTAATATGAGGCCTGATTTGTTCAAGGCTGCTGTTGCTGGAGTTCCTTTTGTAGATATTGTAACCACAATGCTGGATCCAACCCTCCCTCTTACGACGTCAGAGTGGGAG GAATGGGGTGATCCTCGCAAAGAGGAGTTTTACTTTTATATGAAGTCATATTCCCCTGTTGATAAT GTGAAGGCTCAAAATTATCCTGCAATTCTTGTTACTGCTGGTTTGAACG ATCCGCGGGTTATGTATTCTGAAGCCGCGAAATATGTAGCAAAGTTGAGAGATACAAAAACTGATAATAATCTGCTGTTGTTCAAGTGTGAACTTGGTGCAGGGCACTTTTCAAAGTCTGGAAG GTTTGAAAAGCTTCAGGAAGATGCCTTGATATATGCTTTCTTTATGAAAGCTTTAGACATGGTATCTGCAGCCAGTGCAGCTCAGACTAGGTTGTAG
- the LOC113715789 gene encoding flavonol sulfotransferase-like: MAIPSLTQNSSSYIEGGDEQTLFNKEKEDDSDQILSVLPRERGWLSEHMYLYQGFWCPTRVLKGLLILQKHFRAQPSDILLATYPKSGTTWLKALLFTITNRTCISHPDQNPLLTANPHELVPMLESYAAANPVNPRPPNSLMHTHIPYNSLPESTKSSGCHIVYVYRDPKDVLVSCWHFVNKLKPEAVPRISLAEAFEKFSKGASPFGPYWNHVLGYWKASIEWPERVFFLRYEDLKKEPCFHTKRLAEFSGQPFTADKEGESLVSKVVEFCSFKNLSNLDVNKTGSHSAVGFQVIENKTFFREGQVGDSQNYLEREMMDHLDQVTEESFKKFHLKAFSSEDDEKSEVSTAM; this comes from the coding sequence ATGGCAATCCCTTCATTGACCCAAAACTCTTCTTCCTACATTGAAGGTGGTGATGAACAAACATTgtttaacaaagaaaaagaagatgacAGTGATCAAATCCTCTCTGTGCTCCCTAGGGAAAGAGGGTGGTTAAGTGAGCACATGTACTTGTACCAAGGTTTTTGGTGTCCCACCAGAGTTCTCAAGGGTCTCCTAATTCTCCAGAAACATTTTCGGGCACAACCAAGTGACATTCTCCTGGCCACATATCCAAAATCGGGAACAACCTGGTTAAAGGCACTTCTTTTTACCATAACAAATCGTACATGTATCAGTCATCCCGATCAAAATCCTTTGCTAACGGCAAACCCTCATGAACTGGTTCCCATGCTGGAATCATATGCCGCCGCGAATCCTGTAAACCCAAGGCCACCCAATTCTCTCATGCACACTCACATTCCTTACAACTCTTTACCAGAATCAACAAAATCTTCAGGCTGCCATATTGTTTATGTTTATCGAGACCCGAAGGATGTGTTAGTGTCATGTTGGCACTTTGTCAacaagctgaaacccgaagcAGTGCCACGAATTTCATTAGCAGAGGCATTTGAAAAGTTCTCTAAAGGTGCTTCACCATTTGGACCATACTGGAATCATGTGTTGGGTTATTGGAAAGCAAGTATAGAATGGCCTGAAAGAGTATTCTTTCTTAGATATGAAGACTTGAAGAAAGAGCCTTGCTTCCATACAAAGAGATTAGCAGAATTCTCGGGGCAGCCTTTCACCGCAGACAAAGAAGGTGAAAGCCTGGTGAGTAAAGTGGTAGAGTTCTGTAGTTTTAAGAATCTGAGCAATCTGGATGTGAATAAAACAGGATCACACTCGGCGGTCGGGTTTCAGGTCATAGAAAACAAGACCTTTTTCAGGGAAGGTCAGGTTGGTGATTCCCAAAACTATCTTGAAAGAGAAATGATGGATCATTTGGATCAAGTTACTGAAGAAAGTTTtaagaaatttcatttgaaggCGTTTTCCTCTGAGGATGATGAGAAGTCAGAGGTGTCTACTGCCATGTGA